A genomic region of Dictyoglomus sp. NZ13-RE01 contains the following coding sequences:
- a CDS encoding DNA mismatch repair protein MutL, with amino-acid sequence MGKIQILPENIRNKISAGEVVERPVSVVKELVENSIDAKAKKIIIEVNSAGEELIAVTDNGEGMTEDDAILAIKPFATSKIKTEEDLNYITTLGFRGEALSSIASVSKMELRTKTESSPGVYLRIEGGEIKDSRPWEGKVGTSIRVYDLFYNVPVRKKFLKSPLTEGRLIQEFIERISLAYPEISFQFFDDGKEKLFTSGNNNVEDVILEIFGKEVLENLIFFEKEEGNYKIYGYISKPGKLVAVRAQDIIFLNRRIIRNISISQAIKSGYKHRLREDFYPFSIINLFVPYEEVDVNVHPTKREVKFHNESKIMSFISSSIQNALEKYEENLRKIILPSKEVKEEKEEIKLDFSNKYESLSLPLKESATYVEKTPHRFYSYYDIKIIGQAFNNYLILEYKDKLLIMDQHAAHERIQYENLKKQKNTIKGNEILFPLIIKISQMEKKLLEEKKEVLEKFAFYWEEFGKDHIRIISLPKEISKLDNYSIEMFFRELIEDLGEKNLEEMEDKLIKTIACHSAIRSGEILIDEEIYALIKTIVEEKIPLACPHGRPIIWEISKEELEKKFHR; translated from the coding sequence ATGGGTAAGATTCAAATTTTACCAGAAAATATAAGAAATAAGATTTCTGCAGGAGAAGTTGTAGAAAGACCAGTTTCTGTAGTAAAAGAACTGGTTGAAAATTCAATAGATGCAAAGGCAAAAAAGATAATAATAGAGGTAAATTCTGCAGGAGAAGAGTTAATTGCTGTTACAGACAATGGTGAGGGAATGACTGAGGATGATGCTATCCTTGCTATTAAACCTTTTGCTACAAGCAAGATAAAAACTGAAGAGGACTTAAATTATATAACTACCTTAGGTTTTAGAGGGGAAGCTCTTTCAAGCATTGCAAGTGTTTCAAAAATGGAACTTAGAACAAAAACAGAAAGTAGTCCTGGGGTATATCTTAGAATTGAGGGGGGAGAAATAAAAGATAGTAGACCATGGGAAGGAAAAGTAGGAACTTCTATTAGGGTTTATGACCTATTCTATAACGTTCCAGTAAGAAAGAAATTTCTTAAATCTCCCTTAACAGAGGGAAGATTAATACAGGAATTTATAGAAAGAATCTCTTTGGCTTATCCAGAAATATCTTTTCAGTTTTTTGATGATGGTAAAGAAAAGTTATTTACCTCAGGGAATAATAATGTAGAAGATGTTATTTTGGAAATATTTGGAAAAGAAGTTTTGGAGAATTTAATATTTTTTGAAAAAGAGGAAGGAAATTATAAAATTTATGGATATATATCAAAACCAGGCAAACTTGTTGCAGTTAGAGCTCAAGATATTATATTTCTTAACAGAAGAATAATTAGAAATATTTCAATATCACAAGCCATAAAGAGTGGATATAAACATAGATTAAGAGAAGATTTCTATCCCTTCTCCATAATAAATCTTTTCGTTCCATATGAAGAAGTAGACGTAAATGTTCATCCTACAAAAAGAGAGGTCAAATTCCATAATGAATCAAAAATAATGTCCTTTATATCAAGCTCTATACAAAATGCTTTAGAAAAATACGAAGAAAACTTAAGAAAAATTATTTTACCAAGTAAAGAAGTTAAGGAGGAAAAGGAAGAAATAAAGTTAGATTTCTCAAATAAATATGAAAGTCTGAGTCTTCCTCTTAAAGAATCAGCTACATATGTTGAAAAAACGCCTCATAGATTTTATTCATATTACGATATTAAAATTATTGGTCAAGCCTTCAATAATTACCTGATTTTGGAGTATAAAGATAAATTATTGATCATGGATCAACATGCAGCCCATGAGAGAATTCAATATGAGAATCTCAAAAAGCAAAAGAACACTATAAAAGGAAATGAAATCCTGTTTCCACTAATTATTAAAATCTCACAGATGGAAAAAAAGCTCTTAGAAGAAAAGAAAGAAGTTTTAGAAAAATTTGCCTTTTATTGGGAAGAATTCGGAAAAGATCATATAAGGATTATAAGTCTTCCCAAAGAGATCTCTAAATTGGACAATTACTCCATTGAGATGTTTTTTAGAGAATTAATAGAAGATTTGGGAGAGAAAAATTTGGAAGAGATGGAGGATAAATTAATAAAAACTATAGCCTGTCATAGTGCAATTAGAAGCGGTGAAATATTAATTGATGAAGAAATTTATGCTTTAATTAAAACTATTGTTGAAGAGAAAATACCCCTTGCTTGTCCTCATGGAAGACCAATAATTTGGGAAATAAGTAAAGAAGAATTAGAAAAAAAGTTTCATCGATGA
- a CDS encoding tRNA (adenosine(37)-N6)-dimethylallyltransferase MiaA, which yields MKIPIAVILGPTGVGKTKLSIKLAPKLRAEIVSVDSMQIYKDMNIGTAKPTEEERKKIPHHLIDIVPPEYPFTVAEFKSIAEKTIEDIFSRRKIPLLVGGTALYFKVLFGHFSLPNIPPDFELRKKLREIIEKEGEEVLHKKLMEIDPIAGRKIHPHDHKRIIRALEVYLKTGKTISELAGSENEKYLAVKIGLFMPKELHYKILEERIEKMIDSGLVEEVRSLWERGIDENFVSMQGIGYKEILKYLKGIYTLEEAKAEIVKRTKLFVKRQFTWFKKDSEIHWIDVSKHDENELVNMVYDIIIKEWKEKGFDYYKF from the coding sequence ATGAAAATTCCCATAGCTGTAATATTAGGTCCCACAGGAGTAGGTAAGACAAAATTATCCATTAAATTAGCTCCAAAGCTAAGAGCTGAAATAGTTTCTGTGGACTCCATGCAAATTTATAAAGACATGAACATTGGTACCGCAAAGCCAACAGAGGAAGAAAGAAAAAAGATACCTCATCACTTAATTGACATTGTTCCTCCAGAATATCCCTTTACAGTAGCTGAATTTAAAAGTATTGCAGAAAAAACTATAGAGGATATTTTTTCAAGAAGAAAAATACCCCTTCTTGTAGGTGGTACAGCCTTATACTTTAAAGTGCTTTTTGGACATTTTTCTCTTCCTAATATACCTCCAGATTTCGAATTGAGAAAAAAATTGAGAGAAATTATTGAGAAAGAGGGAGAAGAAGTATTACATAAAAAACTCATGGAAATAGATCCTATAGCAGGAAGAAAAATTCATCCTCATGATCACAAAAGGATAATAAGGGCTCTTGAAGTATATCTAAAAACAGGAAAAACAATAAGTGAATTAGCAGGTTCAGAAAATGAGAAATATTTGGCAGTAAAAATAGGTCTTTTTATGCCAAAGGAGCTACACTATAAGATTTTGGAGGAAAGAATAGAAAAAATGATAGATTCGGGTTTAGTTGAAGAAGTAAGGAGTTTGTGGGAGAGAGGTATTGACGAAAATTTTGTCTCAATGCAAGGCATAGGTTACAAAGAAATATTAAAATACTTAAAAGGAATCTACACTCTTGAAGAAGCTAAGGCAGAGATAGTAAAAAGAACAAAACTTTTTGTAAAGAGACAATTCACATGGTTTAAAAAGGATAGCGAAATACATTGGATAGACGTCTCTAAACATGATGAGAATGAATTAGTTAATATGGTGTATGATATAATCATAAAAGAATGGAAGGAAAAAGGATTTGACTACTATAAATTTTGA
- a CDS encoding LL-diaminopimelate aminotransferase, whose amino-acid sequence MFKKAKRIENLPPYLFARIDQLKESAIQKGIDVISLGIGDPDNPTPLPVVEKLCEEALKPENHRYPSYEGLYEYRKAVADWYKYRFDVDLDPKKEVLSLIGSKEGLVHMLWGVVDEGDIVLCPDPGYPVYKIATILSGGIPYSIPLKAENRFLPKWEDLDSEIVKKAKAMFLNYPSNPTGAVMDLKDLETAVAFAKENDLIIFYDNAYSEITFDGFVAPSILQVKGAKDIAVEFGSLSKTFNMTGWRIGYAVGNADLISILSIVKTNVDSGVFQAIQYAGIKALNELRDFPKESCKIYQKRRDMVLSAFEDLGVPIIPPKGTFYVWVPVPEGFTSTDFSALLLEEVGVLVVPGIGYGDYGEGYIRISTTIKEDRLVTALERIRNFLRRDDWRSKKPSLLLK is encoded by the coding sequence ATGTTTAAAAAAGCAAAAAGAATTGAGAACTTACCACCATATCTTTTTGCAAGAATTGATCAATTAAAAGAATCTGCAATCCAAAAAGGAATTGATGTTATAAGTTTAGGAATAGGAGACCCAGATAACCCAACTCCTCTTCCTGTTGTAGAAAAACTTTGCGAAGAAGCTCTAAAGCCAGAAAATCATAGATATCCTTCTTATGAGGGCTTATATGAATACAGAAAAGCTGTAGCGGATTGGTATAAATATAGATTTGATGTAGATTTGGATCCTAAGAAAGAAGTTTTATCGTTGATTGGATCAAAAGAAGGCTTAGTACATATGTTGTGGGGAGTAGTTGACGAGGGAGATATTGTACTTTGCCCTGATCCTGGATATCCTGTTTATAAAATTGCTACAATTCTATCTGGTGGTATTCCTTATTCCATACCATTGAAGGCAGAGAATAGATTTCTTCCAAAATGGGAAGATTTAGATAGCGAGATTGTTAAAAAAGCAAAAGCAATGTTTCTAAATTATCCAAGTAATCCAACGGGCGCAGTGATGGACTTAAAAGATTTAGAAACTGCAGTAGCTTTTGCAAAAGAAAATGATCTCATTATATTTTATGACAATGCCTATTCAGAGATAACCTTTGATGGTTTTGTTGCACCAAGCATTTTACAAGTAAAAGGGGCAAAGGATATTGCAGTTGAATTTGGCTCCTTATCAAAAACATTTAATATGACGGGTTGGAGGATTGGTTATGCAGTAGGAAATGCAGATTTAATATCTATATTATCAATAGTAAAGACCAATGTAGATTCTGGAGTTTTCCAGGCTATTCAATATGCAGGGATTAAAGCTCTAAATGAATTAAGAGATTTTCCTAAGGAAAGTTGCAAGATTTATCAAAAGAGAAGGGATATGGTTCTTTCTGCTTTTGAAGATCTGGGAGTTCCTATAATCCCACCTAAAGGAACTTTCTATGTGTGGGTACCTGTTCCCGAGGGCTTCACTTCTACTGATTTCTCCGCATTACTTCTTGAGGAAGTAGGAGTTTTAGTAGTACCAGGTATTGGATATGGAGATTATGGGGAAGGTTATATTAGAATTTCAACAACAATAAAGGAAGATAGATTAGTAACAGCTTTAGAGAGAATTAGAAACTTCTTAAGGAGGGACGATTGGAGATCGAAAAAGCCATCCTTGTTGCTAAAGTAG
- the hflX gene encoding GTPase HflX, whose translation MEIEKAILVAKVDDFEGLEELKLLSQTAGAKIEDIVFYRKGSINPAYLISEGKVKELSEKVLRLHCDVVIFNEDLTPTQLRNLEREILCKIVDRTTLILDIFAQHAHTKEGKIQVELAQLEYLLPRLVGRGEVFSRLGGGIGTRGPGETKLEIDRRKIRDRIHFLKKELEEVKKERDIQRKNRKDIYKVALVGYTNVGKSSLFNLLTKSNVKVENKLFATLDPTVRKVRLENNWEFLVIDTVGFIKNLPPPLMTAFRATLEEVVYVDLIVHVIDISNPNFEKQVEVVESLLEDIGVENKTIIRAYNKIDLLSKEELSFLKKSLDFRPGVFISVLKNIGIDKLKNLIVKNLLKGTRRYILNISYDSWIDFQKYSNRIYIEKQEFNEREAKVIARVPKEYKKYCSKYIKREEKFGVF comes from the coding sequence TTGGAGATCGAAAAAGCCATCCTTGTTGCTAAAGTAGATGATTTTGAGGGATTAGAAGAATTAAAATTACTTTCACAGACAGCTGGAGCCAAAATTGAAGATATTGTTTTTTATAGAAAGGGATCTATAAATCCTGCGTATCTTATCAGTGAGGGAAAGGTAAAAGAACTTTCTGAAAAAGTTCTAAGATTACATTGCGACGTAGTTATATTTAATGAAGACCTAACTCCTACGCAACTTAGAAATTTAGAAAGGGAGATCCTATGCAAAATTGTTGACAGGACCACATTAATTTTAGATATTTTTGCACAGCATGCCCACACAAAGGAAGGAAAAATACAGGTGGAACTTGCTCAACTCGAGTATCTATTACCAAGACTTGTAGGGAGGGGGGAGGTCTTTTCCCGTTTAGGAGGAGGAATTGGTACAAGAGGTCCAGGAGAGACTAAACTTGAAATTGATAGGAGAAAAATAAGAGATAGAATCCATTTTTTGAAAAAAGAATTGGAGGAAGTTAAAAAGGAAAGAGATATTCAAAGAAAAAACAGAAAAGATATATATAAAGTTGCTCTTGTGGGATATACAAATGTTGGAAAGTCATCCTTATTCAATCTTCTAACAAAATCTAATGTAAAAGTAGAAAATAAACTTTTTGCTACATTAGATCCAACTGTAAGAAAAGTAAGATTGGAAAATAATTGGGAGTTTCTTGTAATTGATACGGTAGGGTTTATTAAAAATCTTCCACCTCCTTTAATGACTGCTTTTAGAGCAACATTAGAAGAGGTTGTATACGTTGATTTAATTGTACATGTAATAGATATATCTAATCCAAACTTTGAAAAACAAGTGGAAGTTGTTGAAAGTTTGCTTGAAGATATTGGAGTAGAAAATAAAACCATTATTAGAGCATACAATAAAATTGATTTACTATCAAAAGAGGAGTTGTCATTTCTTAAAAAGTCTTTAGATTTTAGACCAGGAGTTTTCATATCTGTACTTAAAAATATTGGTATTGATAAATTAAAAAACTTGATAGTAAAAAATCTTTTAAAAGGGACAAGACGCTATATTTTAAATATTAGTTATGATTCCTGGATAGACTTTCAGAAGTATTCAAATAGGATCTACATAGAGAAACAGGAATTTAACGAAAGAGAAGCTAAAGTAATAGCAAGGGTTCCTAAGGAATATAAAAAATATTGCAGTAAATATATAAAAAGGGAAGAAAAATTTGGAGTCTTTTAG
- a CDS encoding histidine kinase: MKVQRSKIFLKNFALISILPVVIIIVFGFLSYVLIEQYIKNEINKNALTLLSQNKNNLELILNEVDYLYMIFGINKDTALRLRRILNANIYKLEDVLELESIKSILNSISYSKPYIYSIYVYFENSNQNFIVTPDGITKVDNYFDKDWFKNFKNNKSELIWIERRRINPYNFLENPIEVLTLYRKIKPAFSKVDEGVIVVNLYLNYIKNLLNLSTFFPEQVIFVLDENKNILCSNLDEDEKDLYSKYVKENKNYLITELKSDAYNISYLSIIPNKYLYNVPLKLLKLISILLLVFLIVALFTSYVIAKINYGSIKKIIDIINSATSNKSLPDVSLTPNDEYGYIMYNIVRNFIEQHYLKTKLQALELLALQSQMNPHFLFNTLELLYLKTLALTGEPNEITEMIENLATILKYSLSNPKTLISVKEEIENTKCYINIAKARYKDKFYVKWQYKESVLDKKIMKLLFQPLIENAIYHGIKPSERKCGIKIKIMEIDNNALKVVVIDNGIGMSREKLEEINFRLNSNNDFSEHIGLINTYERLRLIYNDNFSLKIWSKLGIGTVITIKVPLISS, translated from the coding sequence ATGAAAGTACAAAGAAGTAAGATATTTTTAAAAAATTTTGCCTTAATATCTATTTTGCCAGTTGTTATTATCATTGTTTTTGGGTTTTTGTCTTATGTTTTGATTGAACAATATATTAAAAACGAGATCAATAAGAATGCTTTGACTCTTCTTTCTCAAAATAAAAATAACCTGGAGCTTATACTAAACGAAGTTGATTATTTATATATGATATTTGGGATTAACAAAGATACTGCATTAAGACTAAGAAGGATCCTAAATGCTAACATATATAAGTTGGAAGATGTGTTAGAGCTTGAGAGCATAAAAAGTATATTAAACTCAATTTCCTATTCAAAACCCTATATATATTCTATTTATGTATATTTCGAGAATTCTAACCAAAACTTTATAGTTACACCTGATGGGATTACTAAAGTTGATAATTACTTTGATAAAGATTGGTTTAAGAATTTTAAAAATAATAAAAGTGAGTTAATTTGGATAGAAAGAAGAAGAATCAACCCATATAATTTCTTAGAAAATCCAATTGAGGTTTTAACATTATATAGAAAAATAAAGCCCGCATTTTCAAAAGTAGATGAAGGTGTTATTGTGGTTAACCTGTATTTGAACTATATAAAAAATCTGCTTAATTTATCTACTTTTTTTCCGGAACAAGTGATTTTTGTGTTAGATGAAAACAAAAATATTCTATGCTCAAATTTAGATGAGGATGAAAAGGATCTTTATTCAAAGTATGTGAAAGAGAATAAAAACTATTTGATAACTGAACTAAAATCTGACGCTTACAATATAAGCTATCTTTCAATAATTCCCAATAAATATCTTTATAATGTCCCTTTAAAACTATTGAAGTTAATTTCAATTTTACTATTAGTATTTCTAATTGTTGCACTTTTTACCTCATATGTAATAGCAAAGATAAATTATGGAAGTATAAAGAAGATTATTGACATTATAAATTCAGCAACTTCAAATAAGTCATTACCTGATGTATCCTTAACTCCAAATGATGAGTATGGCTATATTATGTATAATATTGTGAGAAATTTTATAGAACAGCACTATTTAAAAACGAAATTGCAAGCATTAGAATTATTAGCTTTGCAGTCTCAAATGAATCCCCATTTTTTATTTAATACTTTGGAGCTTTTATATTTGAAGACCTTAGCCCTTACCGGGGAACCCAATGAGATAACGGAAATGATTGAAAATTTAGCGACCATCCTAAAATATTCTCTAAGTAATCCTAAAACCCTTATCTCAGTTAAAGAGGAGATAGAAAACACAAAATGTTATATAAATATAGCGAAAGCAAGATACAAAGATAAGTTTTATGTTAAGTGGCAATACAAAGAGAGTGTATTAGATAAGAAGATAATGAAGCTCCTTTTTCAGCCATTAATAGAGAATGCTATTTATCATGGAATTAAACCAAGTGAGAGAAAGTGTGGCATCAAAATAAAAATAATGGAGATTGATAATAACGCATTAAAAGTAGTAGTAATAGATAATGGTATTGGAATGAGTAGAGAAAAGCTTGAAGAAATTAATTTTAGACTTAATAGCAATAATGATTTTTCAGAACACATTGGATTAATTAATACTTATGAAAGATTAAGATTAATATATAATGATAACTTTTCTTTAAAAATTTGGAGCAAGCTTGGAATTGGTACAGTTATTACTATAAAAGTACCTTTGATCTCATCCTAA
- a CDS encoding DNA-binding response regulator, with the protein MYSLIIVEDENEIREGLCKCFPWEKLGFKVVGLFENGKQALDFLMKNSVDVVLCDIKMPFMSGIDLAHVIYTYKFPMKVVFISGYQEFEYAQKGMKYGVRYYITKPARYNEIIEIFTIIKKELDNERTNKLEYSNSLEENKLTDLNNVDKVIGIVKEYVEHNYKEATLESAAKLVYMNPYYLSRLFKQKTGRTFSDYLTEIRMKKAMELLKIPIYRIYEIGEMVGYKNPKNFTRAFKKYFGNRQVDFHI; encoded by the coding sequence ATGTACAGTTTAATAATAGTGGAAGATGAAAATGAAATAAGAGAAGGATTATGTAAATGTTTTCCTTGGGAAAAGCTTGGATTTAAAGTTGTAGGTCTCTTTGAAAATGGAAAACAGGCACTGGATTTTTTAATGAAAAATTCTGTAGATGTGGTTCTTTGCGATATTAAAATGCCTTTTATGTCTGGAATTGATTTGGCACATGTTATATATACCTATAAATTTCCTATGAAGGTTGTTTTTATTAGTGGTTATCAGGAATTTGAATATGCGCAAAAAGGTATGAAATACGGTGTAAGATATTATATAACAAAACCAGCAAGATACAATGAGATCATAGAAATATTTACAATTATTAAAAAAGAACTTGATAATGAAAGAACCAATAAATTAGAATATTCAAATTCCTTAGAAGAAAACAAACTAACAGATTTGAATAATGTAGATAAAGTGATTGGTATCGTAAAAGAATATGTTGAGCATAATTATAAAGAAGCTACTTTAGAGTCCGCTGCCAAATTAGTTTATATGAACCCATATTACCTAAGTAGATTATTCAAACAAAAAACAGGAAGAACTTTTTCCGATTACTTAACGGAAATCAGGATGAAGAAGGCTATGGAGCTTTTGAAAATACCAATATATAGAATATATGAGATAGGAGAAATGGTAGGATATAAAAATCCAAAAAACTTTACAAGAGCTTTTAAGAAATATTTTGGAAATCGCCAAGTGGATTTTCACATTTAA
- a CDS encoding sugar ABC transporter permease, with amino-acid sequence MKREDFRMKKKIILFLKYFFITTFGFLMIYPLLWVFSASFKPNREIFTSFSLIPHEIVTDSYIKGWQGTGQYTFGRFMLNSFILVIPTVLFTIISSTFVAYGFSRFNFPLKNVMFGVLIATLMLPDVVNLVPRYILFNSFGWLNSYKPFIIPSLFAVTPFFVFMMIQFMRTLPKEVEEAAKIDGCNSLQILLRIIVPLSKTAIISMAIFQFIWTWNDFLNPLIYINSVDKYTVSLGLRMCIDSTTEVNWNQIMAMTVISLIPCTLIFFSAQKYFVEGIATTGIKG; translated from the coding sequence ATGAAGAGGGAGGATTTTAGAATGAAGAAAAAAATTATTTTATTTTTAAAATATTTCTTTATAACAACATTTGGCTTTTTAATGATTTATCCTTTACTATGGGTATTTTCTGCTTCTTTTAAGCCAAACAGAGAGATTTTTACATCTTTTAGCTTAATTCCTCATGAAATTGTAACTGACTCTTATATTAAAGGATGGCAAGGGACTGGTCAGTATACATTTGGTAGATTTATGTTGAACTCATTTATTCTGGTCATTCCTACTGTTTTATTTACTATAATTTCATCTACCTTTGTTGCATATGGATTCTCACGATTTAACTTTCCATTGAAAAATGTAATGTTTGGTGTTTTAATTGCTACTTTAATGTTACCTGATGTTGTAAATTTGGTTCCAAGATATATACTTTTCAATTCTTTCGGATGGTTAAATAGTTATAAACCCTTTATTATACCATCCCTTTTTGCTGTAACACCCTTCTTTGTGTTTATGATGATCCAATTCATGAGAACACTTCCAAAAGAGGTTGAAGAGGCTGCAAAAATAGATGGATGTAACTCTTTACAAATATTATTAAGGATTATTGTACCTCTTTCTAAGACTGCTATTATATCAATGGCTATATTTCAATTTATATGGACATGGAATGATTTTCTAAATCCTCTTATTTATATTAACAGTGTAGACAAATATACAGTTTCTTTAGGTCTAAGAATGTGTATTGATAGTACTACAGAGGTAAATTGGAATCAAATTATGGCAATGACTGTCATTTCTTTGATTCCATGTACATTGATCTTTTTCTCTGCTCAAAAATACTTTGTTGAAGGTATAGCAACCACAGGTATTAAGGGATAA
- a CDS encoding ABC transporter permease, giving the protein MSFVYSFSDFSMIRPPRFNGLYNFIYIFTKDELFIKSLLNSLKYVVITVPLKLAFAFFVALILNSKLKGISMYRTIYYLPSIFAGSVAVSFIWRFLFMKDGVINNILKFFGLGPISWLGDPKIALFTVSLLAVWQFGSSMVLFLARLKEIPSELIDSALVDGASRFKIFTKITLPMVSPILFFNLVMQSINAFQEFTGPFIITGGGPVNSTYLLSMHIYDNAFRYFRMGYASALSWIQFIVILIFTALIFKSSQYWTYYEYEEGGF; this is encoded by the coding sequence ATGTCATTTGTTTATTCTTTTTCTGATTTTAGTATGATACGTCCCCCAAGATTTAATGGTCTATATAATTTCATCTATATTTTTACTAAGGATGAACTGTTTATTAAATCACTTCTAAATTCTTTAAAGTATGTTGTTATAACTGTACCTTTAAAATTAGCTTTTGCTTTTTTTGTTGCACTTATTTTAAATTCGAAACTTAAAGGAATAAGCATGTATAGAACAATTTATTATTTACCATCTATTTTTGCAGGAAGCGTAGCTGTCTCTTTCATATGGAGGTTTTTATTCATGAAAGATGGAGTTATTAATAACATTCTAAAATTTTTTGGTTTAGGACCAATAAGTTGGCTTGGAGATCCAAAAATTGCATTATTTACAGTTAGTTTATTAGCAGTATGGCAATTTGGCTCCTCTATGGTACTATTTTTAGCAAGACTCAAAGAGATTCCTTCCGAATTGATTGATTCAGCATTAGTTGATGGAGCATCAAGGTTTAAAATTTTTACAAAGATAACTTTACCAATGGTATCTCCTATTCTTTTTTTTAATTTAGTGATGCAGAGTATTAATGCATTCCAAGAATTTACAGGACCTTTTATTATTACAGGAGGAGGACCTGTAAATTCAACATATCTACTAAGTATGCATATATATGACAATGCCTTTAGATACTTTAGAATGGGATATGCCTCTGCCCTATCATGGATCCAATTTATTGTTATACTTATTTTTACCGCTTTAATTTTTAAATCATCCCAGTATTGGACATACTATGAATATGAAGAGGGAGGATTTTAG
- a CDS encoding ABC transporter substrate-binding protein, with translation MSKKSKRASILFLSLIISILIFFNGNAVAKEQVNLRFMWWGGEARHKATLSAIDAYMKKYPYVKITAEYGGVTGYLQKLITQLVGKTAPDVVQIDVTWLGELFAQGDFFVDLKTVKGLNIKAFDQNFLNNWCYVGDKLVGLPTGVNCSVLQYNRDFFKKFGINENTVWTWDNLLETAEKVHKMDKNYYLLNFDPTVCYYMLKAYILQKTGGNWINDDYTLGFDKNILTEAFEYMDKLFKVGGIQPFEESAPFHGKPEQNPKWIKGELGILWNWASTYPANKAVVPSLSLTLPPVHKNAKSTAIVVRPSQLFAVYKYSKYVNEAVKFINWLLNDREAALILGDVRGIPASSLARYALSKENKIDPVLSKVTNEAMKRAAKPENAISQNQEIEKISTDVIQELGYRQLTPAQAAEKLITLYEQRLAEIKRLQSTK, from the coding sequence ATGTCTAAAAAATCAAAAAGAGCCTCTATTCTTTTCCTTTCCCTTATTATTTCTATTTTGATATTTTTCAATGGTAACGCAGTAGCAAAAGAACAGGTAAATCTGAGGTTTATGTGGTGGGGAGGCGAAGCAAGACATAAAGCTACATTATCTGCTATTGATGCATATATGAAGAAATATCCTTATGTAAAAATAACTGCAGAATATGGAGGAGTAACTGGATATTTGCAAAAATTAATAACTCAACTTGTTGGTAAAACAGCACCTGATGTGGTTCAAATTGATGTTACTTGGCTCGGCGAATTGTTTGCCCAGGGAGACTTCTTTGTTGATTTAAAGACTGTTAAGGGATTAAACATTAAAGCTTTTGATCAAAACTTTTTAAATAATTGGTGTTATGTAGGAGATAAATTAGTAGGACTTCCAACAGGTGTTAACTGCTCAGTTTTACAGTATAACAGAGATTTCTTCAAAAAATTTGGAATAAATGAAAATACAGTTTGGACTTGGGATAATCTATTAGAAACTGCAGAAAAAGTTCATAAGATGGATAAAAACTATTATTTACTAAACTTTGATCCTACAGTCTGTTACTACATGCTAAAAGCTTATATTTTACAAAAAACCGGTGGTAATTGGATAAATGATGACTATACTTTAGGATTTGATAAGAATATTCTAACAGAAGCTTTCGAATATATGGACAAACTATTTAAAGTTGGAGGTATTCAACCTTTTGAGGAAAGTGCTCCTTTTCATGGTAAACCAGAACAAAATCCAAAGTGGATAAAAGGAGAACTTGGAATATTGTGGAATTGGGCATCAACCTATCCTGCAAATAAGGCAGTTGTTCCAAGCTTATCCTTAACTCTTCCACCAGTTCATAAGAATGCAAAAAGTACTGCTATAGTAGTAAGACCTTCCCAATTATTTGCAGTTTATAAGTATTCTAAATATGTAAATGAAGCTGTTAAGTTTATTAATTGGCTACTAAATGATAGGGAGGCTGCATTAATATTAGGAGATGTGAGAGGAATACCTGCAAGTTCTTTAGCAAGATATGCCCTTTCAAAGGAAAATAAGATTGACCCCGTTTTATCAAAGGTTACTAATGAAGCCATGAAAAGAGCTGCAAAGCCGGAAAATGCTATTTCTCAAAACCAAGAGATTGAGAAAATTTCTACTGATGTGATTCAAGAATTAGGATATAGACAGCTTACTCCTGCACAGGCAGCTGAAAAATTAATAACCCTATATGAGCAAAGACTTGCTGAAATAAAGAGACTACAATCCACAAAATAA